The following coding sequences are from one Musa acuminata AAA Group cultivar baxijiao chromosome BXJ2-4, Cavendish_Baxijiao_AAA, whole genome shotgun sequence window:
- the LOC135609660 gene encoding lecithin-cholesterol acyltransferase-like 1, whose protein sequence is MEMNVILILPLLVFPMALLPAVCLSAGGSNDLHPLVLIPGSGGNQLEARLTKDYKPSSLLCALSATRKGKDGWFRLWFDPTVLVPALTRCFAERMTLYYHAALDDYRNAPGVLTRVPCFGSTQGLLYLDPHLKHITEYMATLVNSLEQLGYIDGENLFGAPYDFRYGLAAEGHPSKVGTQYLEDLKELIESASASNGGKPVILLSHSLGGLFALQLLVRSTSSWRQKYVKHLLTLSAPWAGTVQEMLTFASGYTLGIPIVDPLLVRAEQRSSESNQWLLPSPKVFGHIPLVVSGNKSYSAWDMEEFMEDIGFEEGVYPYKTRVLPMTDKFEEPGVPVTCVVGSGVETPETLFYGEDGFDVQPEVVYGDGDGTVNLVSLLALESEWAGSASQDLKVIRLPGVSHTSILKDKSALKEIVAEICSINAITASSLVFRA, encoded by the exons ATGGAAATGAATGTCATTCTGATCCTTCCCCTTCTTGTCTTTCCCATGGCTTTGTTGCCGGCCGTGTGCCTTTCTGCGGGGGGCAGCAACGATCTCCACCCTCTGGTCCTCATACCGGGGAGTGGCGGCAACCAACTGGAGGCCCGGCTGACGAAGGACTACAAGCCGTCGAGCCTCCTCTGCGCCCTTTCCGCGACGAGGAAGGGGAAGGACGGGTGGTTCAGGCTGTGGTTCGACCCGACGGTGCTGGTGCCCGCCCTCACCCGCTGCTTCGCCGAGCGGATGACGCTGTACTACCATGCCGCCCTCGACGACTACCGCAACGCCCCCGGCGTGCTGACCCGGGTCCCCTGCTTCGGCTCCACTCAGGGGCTCCTCTACCTCGACCCTCACCTCAA GCATATCACCGAATACATGGCAACTCTCGTGAACTCCTTGGAGCAGCTTGGCTATATAGACGGCGAAAACCTCTTCGGCGCGCCGTACGACTTCCGCTACGGTCTGGCCGCAGAAGGCCACCCCTCCAAAGTTGGAACCCAGTATCTGGAAGATCTCAAAGAATTAATCGAATCTGCGAGCGCTTCCAATGGCGGCAAGCCCGTGATCCTCCTCTCCCACAGCCTCGGCGGCCTCTTCGCGCTCCAGCTCCTCGTCCGCAGCACTTCCTCATGGCGGCAAAAGTACGTCAAGCACCTGCTCACCCTCTCGGCGCCATGGGCCGGCACGGTGCAAGAGATGCTCACCTTTGCGTCGGGGTACACCCTCGGCATCCCCATCGTGGACCCTCTGCTTGTTCGGGCCGAACAGCGGAGCTCCGAGAGCAACCAGTGGCTCCTGCCGTCGCCCAAGGTGTTCGGCCACATTCCGCTCGTCGTGTCCGGGAACAAGAGCTACTCCGCATGGGACATGGAGGAGTTCATGGAGGACATCGGGTTCGAGGAAGGGGTCTACCCGTACAAGACGCGGGTGTTGCCGATGACGGACAAGTTCGAGGAGCCGGGCGTGCCGGTGACGTGCGTGGTGGGCAGCGGGGTCGAGACGCCGGAGACGTTGTTCTACGGGGAGGACGGGTTCGACGTGCAGCCGGAGGTGGTTTACGGCGACGGAGATGGCACGGTCAATTTGGTGAGCTTATTGGCGCTGGAGTCCGAGTGGGCGGGGTCGGCGAGCCAGGATCTGAAGGTGATCAGGCTGCCTGGTGTCTCCCATACCTCGATTTTGAAGGATAAGAGCGCTTTGAAGGAGATTGTAGCAGAGATTTGCAGCATAAACGCCATTACCGCGAGCTCTCTAGTCTTTCGAGCGTGA
- the LOC135608933 gene encoding uncharacterized protein LOC135608933 isoform X1 — protein sequence MAKSLAWATCGEEERDCVGWIERYFNDCVCSVRGELSFGLGMISLFCWGIAEVPQIITNFHNKSGHGISLAFLLTWVVGDIFNLVGCLLEPVTLPTQFYTALLYTAVTVVLVLQILYYDCWLRCCESRGFAAQLEVEEDSCKPLNPNSEGHSHPLPTLTAPPAASPRADVCYTSARSLASSGTPPYRSSYLGPARSGPSASGYLESSGSDDERSARHRSWRSGMSKPIRILSRSVGYGTFAAASVTLPFQTKASMEEGGIKSLEENPYGLLLGWVMAAIYMGGRLPQIYMNIKRGSVEGLNPLMFLFALAANATYVGRSLSLSLSSASPPRPLKEVFLLTIVFGCSILVRSIEWERIKANSPWLLDAIVCVLLDLFVSFSLFI from the exons ATGGCGAAGTCTCTTGCATGGGCTACCTGCGGAGAGGAGGAGAGGGACTGTGTAGGATGGATCGAGAGGTACTTCAACGACTGCGTGTGTAGCGTAAGAGGTGAGCTATCGTTTGGCCTCGGAATGATCAGCCTCTTCTGCTGGGGAATAGCAGAGGTACCACAGATCATCACCAACTTCCACAACAAGTCTGGCCATGGCATCTCCCTTGCATTCCTCCTGACTTGGGTCGTTGG TGACATCTTCAACCTGGTGGGTTGCCTTCTCGAACCAGTAACT CTGCCGACCCAGTTCTATACAGCACTG TTATACACGGCCGTCACAGTGGTTTTGGTGCTGCAAATTCTGTATTACGATTGCTGGCTAAGATGTTGTGAGAGCAGAGGTTTCGCGGCTCAACTAGAG GTCGAAGAAGACAGCTGCAAACCTTTGAATCCGAATTCTGAGGGTCACAGTCATCCCCTACCAACTCTTACTGCCCCGCCTGCAGCATCACCTCGTGCAGATGTATGCTATAC TTCGGCGAGGTCTTTGGCGAGCAGTGGGACTCCACCGTATAGATCGTCCTACCTTGGACCAGCTCGAAGTGGTCCATCAGCCTCGGGGTACTTGGAGTCGTCGGGTTCTGATGACGAGAGATCGGCACGGCACCGATCTTGGCGCAGCGGCATGAGTAAGCCCATCAGGATCCTCTCTCGCTCG GTTGGCTATGGGACTTTTGCAGCTGCCTCGGTCACTTTACCGTTTCAAACCAAAGCTTCAATGGAG GAAGGAGGCATAAAATCACTGGAAGAGAACCCTTATGGGCTGCTGTTAGGATGGGTTATGGCTGCCATTTACATGGGAGGCCGCCTGCCTCAGATATATATGAAC ATCAAGCGTGGGAGCGTGGAG GGATTAAATCCTCTAATGTTCCTGTTTGCACTCGCTGCCAATGCAACTTATGTTggaaggtctctctctctctctctctcatccgccTCCCCTCCTCGACCCCTCAAAGAGGTCTTCTTGTTAACGATTGTGTTTGGATGCAGCATACTGGTAAGGAGCATTGAGTGGGAAAGAATTAAGGCTAACTCACCTTGGTTGCTGGATGCAATAGTCTGTGTTCTTCTTGATCTATTTGTATCCTTCTCTCTTTTCATTTGA
- the LOC135608933 gene encoding probable vacuolar amino acid transporter YPQ1 isoform X2: protein MAKSLAWATCGEEERDCVGWIERYFNDCVCSVRGELSFGLGMISLFCWGIAEVPQIITNFHNKSGHGISLAFLLTWVVGDIFNLVGCLLEPVTLPTQFYTALLYTAVTVVLVLQILYYDCWLRCCESRGFAAQLEVEEDSCKPLNPNSEGHSHPLPTLTAPPAASPRADVCYTSARSLASSGTPPYRSSYLGPARSGPSASGYLESSGSDDERSARHRSWRSGMSKPIRILSRSVGYGTFAAASVTLPFQTKASMEEGGIKSLEENPYGLLLGWVMAAIYMGGRLPQIYMNIKRGSVEGLNPLMFLFALAANATYVGSILVRSIEWERIKANSPWLLDAIVCVLLDLFVSFSLFI, encoded by the exons ATGGCGAAGTCTCTTGCATGGGCTACCTGCGGAGAGGAGGAGAGGGACTGTGTAGGATGGATCGAGAGGTACTTCAACGACTGCGTGTGTAGCGTAAGAGGTGAGCTATCGTTTGGCCTCGGAATGATCAGCCTCTTCTGCTGGGGAATAGCAGAGGTACCACAGATCATCACCAACTTCCACAACAAGTCTGGCCATGGCATCTCCCTTGCATTCCTCCTGACTTGGGTCGTTGG TGACATCTTCAACCTGGTGGGTTGCCTTCTCGAACCAGTAACT CTGCCGACCCAGTTCTATACAGCACTG TTATACACGGCCGTCACAGTGGTTTTGGTGCTGCAAATTCTGTATTACGATTGCTGGCTAAGATGTTGTGAGAGCAGAGGTTTCGCGGCTCAACTAGAG GTCGAAGAAGACAGCTGCAAACCTTTGAATCCGAATTCTGAGGGTCACAGTCATCCCCTACCAACTCTTACTGCCCCGCCTGCAGCATCACCTCGTGCAGATGTATGCTATAC TTCGGCGAGGTCTTTGGCGAGCAGTGGGACTCCACCGTATAGATCGTCCTACCTTGGACCAGCTCGAAGTGGTCCATCAGCCTCGGGGTACTTGGAGTCGTCGGGTTCTGATGACGAGAGATCGGCACGGCACCGATCTTGGCGCAGCGGCATGAGTAAGCCCATCAGGATCCTCTCTCGCTCG GTTGGCTATGGGACTTTTGCAGCTGCCTCGGTCACTTTACCGTTTCAAACCAAAGCTTCAATGGAG GAAGGAGGCATAAAATCACTGGAAGAGAACCCTTATGGGCTGCTGTTAGGATGGGTTATGGCTGCCATTTACATGGGAGGCCGCCTGCCTCAGATATATATGAAC ATCAAGCGTGGGAGCGTGGAG GGATTAAATCCTCTAATGTTCCTGTTTGCACTCGCTGCCAATGCAACTTATGTTggaag CATACTGGTAAGGAGCATTGAGTGGGAAAGAATTAAGGCTAACTCACCTTGGTTGCTGGATGCAATAGTCTGTGTTCTTCTTGATCTATTTGTATCCTTCTCTCTTTTCATTTGA